A region of Anoplopoma fimbria isolate UVic2021 breed Golden Eagle Sablefish chromosome 24, Afim_UVic_2022, whole genome shotgun sequence DNA encodes the following proteins:
- the fgf11b gene encoding fibroblast growth factor 13 isoform X2: MTPALPKNTTEPQLKGIVTRLYSQHGYYLQMQPDGTMDSTRDESSSFSQFNLIPVGLRIVAIQGAKTGLYLAMNSEGYLYTSEHFTPECKFKESVFENYYVTYSSMLYRQTQSGRSWYIGINRDGQVMKGNRVKKTKGAAHFLPKVIEVAMYKEPSLHELAPEPVSPPRKTVKTSDSPSLKNGRKEAPKADAS, encoded by the exons ATGACCCCAGCTCTTCCTAAAAATACCACTG AGCCACAGCTGAAAGGCATTGTTACTCGGCTATACAGCCAACATGGATACTACCTGCAGATGCAGCCTGACGGCACCATGGACAGCACGAGGGATGAAAGCAGCTcatttt CACAGTTCAACTTAATTCCTGTGGGACTTCGGATTGTGGCAATACAGGGGGCAAAAACAGGATTATACCTGGCCATGAATAGCGAGGGATACCTCTATACCTCG GAGCACTTCACTCCAGAGTGTAAGTTCAAGGAGAGTGTGTTTGAGAACTACTACGTTACATACTCCTCCATGCTCTATCGCCAGACCCAGTCTGGCCGCTCCTGGTATATCGGTATCAACCGTGATGGCCAGGTCATGAAGGGCAACCGGGTAAAGAAGACCAAAGGAGCTGCACACTTCCTGCCCAAAGTTATAGAGG TTGCGATGTATAAGGAGCCATCGCTACATGAGCTCGCCCCCGAACCGGTGAGTCCTCCGCGGAAGACAGTGAAGACATCGGATTCGCCGTCCTTGAAGAACGGACGGAAAGAAGCTCCCAAGGCTGATGCGTCATAG